A stretch of Metabacillus sp. FJAT-52054 DNA encodes these proteins:
- a CDS encoding STAS domain-containing protein: METKAKALYQFIVEKAPQFTEEWFTHQSVKTGSDYSLDAPPQISEKIREQNSNYVRLVAKSLDQSNEEMKETIGAWTKKTAADRAQSRTSIAEVTRNFGIFRRIFWQFIERFTSETNLPITIQDLFYWEKKLNTALDYVIESFTKEFMKIMIMRLEAQSSLIKELSAPVIELTDYIGLLPIIGDIDTARAKNIMESSLQQSIDSGISILILDLSGVVTVDTMVAKEIFQLAEALRLIGVETVICGIRPEVAQTAIQLGIDFSGMKMESSLQKAVRKMAKNI, translated from the coding sequence ATGGAAACAAAAGCAAAAGCACTCTATCAGTTCATCGTTGAAAAGGCTCCACAATTTACGGAAGAATGGTTCACACACCAGTCGGTTAAAACCGGATCCGATTATTCCCTTGATGCTCCTCCGCAAATCTCGGAAAAAATCAGAGAACAGAATTCCAACTATGTGAGGCTTGTCGCCAAATCTCTTGATCAGAGCAATGAAGAGATGAAAGAAACCATTGGAGCCTGGACTAAAAAGACAGCTGCCGACAGGGCCCAGTCACGGACATCGATTGCAGAGGTTACCCGTAATTTCGGCATATTCCGCCGGATTTTCTGGCAGTTTATTGAGCGATTCACTTCAGAAACGAACCTTCCTATTACAATCCAGGACCTGTTCTACTGGGAGAAAAAATTGAATACAGCCTTGGATTATGTAATTGAATCTTTTACGAAAGAATTCATGAAAATTATGATAATGCGCCTTGAAGCACAGTCATCCCTTATTAAGGAACTTAGCGCACCTGTCATTGAACTGACTGACTATATTGGGCTTCTCCCGATTATCGGTGACATTGACACGGCCAGGGCAAAGAATATTATGGAATCGTCGCTTCAGCAAAGCATCGATTCGGGGATTTCTATCCTGATTCTGGACTTATCAGGAGTTGTAACCGTCGACACGATGGTAGCAAAGGAAATTTTCCAGCTGGCTGAAGCTCTCAGACTCATTGGAGTAGAAACGGTCATATGCGGCATCAGGCCGGAGGTTGCTCAGACGGCTATCCAGCTTGGCATTGATTTCTCAGGAATGAAAATGGAAAGCTCTCTTCAAAAAGCTGTCAGGAAAATGGCAAAAAACATATAA